In Lolium perenne isolate Kyuss_39 chromosome 5, Kyuss_2.0, whole genome shotgun sequence, the sequence CCCAGTCGTTGTGCTCCTCCTCGGCTGGAGGAGGCGCTTCACTTGCGAAGGAGGTGGAAGCGAGAGGGGATCTCCAATCGCGAAGGCCAGCGTGGGACAAGATGCGGTCGAGAGGGATGGGTCCTGAAATTACACCGAAATTTCCATTAGAACGCCACAGATGCACACACCACGGAATCAAGATGAATCTCAATGAGTAGCACGTCTCTTGCGTTTGCTAGTTGCTGTGGTGGTGGACGAGCTCCGAGTGGCCAGATCAGATCCGTTAGTGTCCAGTCTAGAATCAGCGAGGCATCGGGGGCGTAGAGTGATGGAATGGCAAGGGCGAGAGGAGCAGATGGGAGATGGGAGGGTGTTGAGTGTGGCGCGGTGAGGAGAGCAGACATGGTTTGGGGGGGAGAAGAGGGGtggcggtggcggaggaggaggaggaggaggaggaggagatgttAGGGTTCAGGAGATGTGTTGCGGTGGCAGTGGACGGACGGTACTTCATCACCCTAATTTTTCGTTTGGCAGTGCCGGGAAAGTGGGCGGGGGCGCGCGCGCCCAATTTCCGATCCCGCGCGCATGTTTTCGCTCATGAGTTTCACTCTGGACTGGATAAAGAGTGTGACTGCCATCGGGCCCTAAGTTTTGGGGTTCCATATAGCAATGGGTTTGTTGAAGCTTGGTCTCTAATTTTTGGACACAATAAGTTGAATTGTACCATTGTATATACGCATAATTATCATATACGACACACACATTTATATGCAAAGATTTATGGCATGGTTAAAAATATTGTATCCTTCTTTGCAGCCCCACCTAGCCCGCATGTCAGTGTCTATGTAGCCCCATGGGAAGCTTTCACTTGTCCATGCGAAATCCTTATGTACTAGTCCAGACATCCTTTTTAATCATAAAATAAAATCTTATATGAAGTTATGATGACCCTAATTCATCGTAATAGGCTACAAATAATGACATAGATCACATGGATCTGACTATGACGATTTTAGGCTAGGAAATAATGACGTTTTTACTTAAATCGTCgtaattttctgttgttttaacCACCCCAAATAGCTAGCGACCATCAAGTGTGGAATCGTCATTGAATCATGACGATTTTCCTGAGGGTCACGGAGAGAAGGTCATGAGTCaacacatttcttgtagtgaaggggggggccgcgccgccctagggtgtggccacctcgtggccccacttcgtctcctcttcggtcttctggaagcttcgtggcaaaataggaccctgggcgttgatttcgtccaattccgagaatatttcgttactaggatttctgaaaccaaaaacagcagaaaacagcaactggcacttcggcatcttgttaataggttagttccagaaaatgcacgaatatgacataaagtgtgcataaaacatgtagataacatcaataatgtggcatggaacataagaaattatcgatacgtcggagacgtatcacacaccaaAGCCACTATTAATTACAGGTACAATTATATTTATGTGCTAAAATTTGAGGATGAAGCTGAAATAACAGATCATGATGGAAAAGCCTCAATTCTTTGGCATGCTTTCAAGGAAAGAATGGGAAAATTTAACAACACAAATAGTTCAATTTACAAGATATTATGGGATAAGTACTGAATAAGGAAAAAAGAAATGCACTAGAAGATCCTTTTACTAACAAGGAAATTGAAGATGTGGTGAAAGATCTTCCAAATGATAAATGCCCTGTACCTGATGGTTTTAATAATGAATTTATAAAAAACTGCTCGAAAAATATTGGTGATGATGTCAAACCACTTGTTAAGGATTTTCACAATGGAAATATATTACTTGAGAGCATAAATTACTCCTATATTACTTTGATTCCAAAGATTGATTCTCAATTAAATCCAGGGGATTTCAGACCTATTTCTCTGCTGAATAGTATCCTCAAAATCATAACAAAGTTGTTAGCAAACATACTTTAGCAAATTATTCTTGACCTGGTCCATAAAAATCAATACGGTTCCTGAAAAAGAGGTCAAATCAAGACTGTCTTGGGTGGGAATTTGAATATTTATATCAGTGCCAATAAATCTAAGGAGGAAACATTGGTTCTAAAGCTAGACTTTGAAAAGGCTTTGATAAAATAGAGCATGCAACAATCCTTCAAACACTACAAGCCAGAGGTTTTGGGTCAAAATGGATAAGTTGGATTAAAGAGATTTTACCTTATGGAACTTCTGCTATAATGCTAATTAAATGGGGTACCAAGAAAGAAGTTTTATTGCAAAAGAGGTGTCAGACAAGGGGACCCTCCTTCACCTCTGTTGTTTATGTTAGCTGCAGATTTTCTCCAAGCAATTCTGAACAAGGCAATGAATCAAGGACAACTCGCAAGGCCCATTCCATCCCCAGCATGCCCTGACTTCCCTGTAATTCAGTATGCAGATGACACTTTAGTGGTTATGAAAGCGGATGCTAACCAACTCACTTTTCTGAAAGCTCTACTTCACTCATTTTCTGAGTCCACTGGGTTGGTAGTAAACTATCACAAATCTAATATGATCCCCATCAATATGGATGACACAAGGCTCTCTTACTTTGCAGCTACTATAAATTGTAAAAAAGTTAGTCTACCTTTCACATATCCTGTACTTCCATTGGGAATCACTAAACCCTCTCTTGGGTATTTCATACCAATGGTACAGAGGATTCAAAAAAGACTTTGTGGCATTGCAGACTTCCACAATTATGGTGGGAAATTGGAAATGGTCAAGTCAGTGCTCTCTTCTCTGCCAATGTTCTACATGTGTTGCTTAGACATCCCAGTTACTATAAAAGATCAAGTTGTCAAATACATGAGACACTACCTTTGGAGGAAAAAAAATAGTGATGTGCAAGCACAAGTAAAAGCACTAGTAGCATGGAATAAAATTTGTAGACCAAAAAGCCAAGGAGGACTTGGTgttctgaatctgaaaactcaaaACAAAGCTCTTCTCCTGGAAAATATGCACAAATTTCACAATGACTTGGAAATTCCATGGGTACACTTTATCAGGGGCACATACTACAGTTCTGGAAGACTGCCTGGACAAATTGAAGGATCCTTTTGGTGGAAATCTCGCCTTAAGTTTCTAGACACCTATAAGGTCATGGCTAGATGAAATTTGGGAAATGGAAAATCTTCTCTATTTTGGACTGACATTTGGGAAGACACATGTTTGCATCTAAAATTCCCTCACCTGGTTACATTTTGGAAAAGGAACTGACCAGTCTGTGTGGAAAGTTATATCCCAAGGTTTTCTACAAGATATGTTTCACCTTCCTTTATCATAGCAGGCTTTCTATGAGTTTGAGAAACTGGAAGATATTTGCCATAATGCTATGATAACTGAACAGACAGATGCATACACCAGAAACATTCTCCTGGATATGGAAATCAGCATGTCAAGCAAAGCACAAGTTCTTTTTCTGGATGGTTTTATTGGATCGACTGAACACAAGAAATCTTCTGGCTAGAAAGAACTTTAATATCCCATCATACAATTATGCCACATTACAATGTAGTCACGAAGAAACTTTGATCCTATGGGAGTTCCCTTTTGCTATGAAATGCTGGGATTATATTTGCCCATAAAGAACATTGCATCTATCTGTCATCGATGCTTTCTATGATGTCAAGAATAAACTAAATGTTCCGTTTTCTACGGAAATTATCATTGCAGCTGCTTGGGGAATATGGATTGTCAGAAATAACAAAATCTTCAAAAATCAACTACCCACCTTTCAAAGCTGGAAGTCCATTTTCAAGAATGAGCTTACAATGATACAGTACAGAATAAAGAAAAAGCATGCATAAGCCTTCAATGTTTGGATTCAAGATCTAGTGTAACTTTTacacttctttctttctttctttttcgttTTATCTCTTTTATGCCTTATACTACTAGTATAATGGATTTTCCCTGTACAATTACTTTTTCTatatatataataataataattgcAGTAGGGATTTCCCCACTGTTTAACCTTTAAAAAAtaggttttgatttctcaaaaaaagACATAGGTTCTGATCCTACGGTTTCACAAAACCATAGGTTTTCAAGTCTTTGCTTGATTTAActaccaaataaaaacaaaagtcTAGTAATTACAACTCCCCAAAATACTGAAAGTTGTGGTATTTTCCTTCATAAAAAAACAAATAGTACACATGTATCTATGAATTACAATCCTAAAAAATATGAAGCTCCATGTGCTAAACATTCACTTGACAGCAATTCATTAAACCAATCCTAGAGTTTTTTCAGAGCAAGGAAAATATATCTAATATGACGCATGCATAATAGCTAGCAGGAGAACACTTGGGAACAAGTTTCACTATTGATGTGCATAATGTCCTGCTTTGGTGTCCTGGTTATTCTTTTCTGCTGCCATGTGCCTGGGAGACTTTCAATACACAACCTCTTTCACTTCTTGTAGAAGAATCTCGGACGCATTGGCAAAAGCATGAACTTCGCAAGAAAATGCTAAGAGATACATGTGACAAATATAGAGAAaacattttttaaattatttttcCGAGAACTTTACTTTTTAAAAATCAATAACAACATTTACATTATTCCAGTTTACAGTGTCTGAAAACATGCACCCTCTACTTACTATAAATTATTTATATTACTAACTTTTTCAATATCTGCTATTGTTCTAACTTCTATAGTTGCTGTAATGAATTTTTTTCCCTACGGAATTGTAGGCAAAGTAGGCCGGCCACCTACTGTTTCAAATCCTACAAACTAAATAAACTCTACATAAAATATCCTACGAAGCAAAATCCTCCAAAATTATTATTAAATTCTTTTGAATCAAGGAGGTAGATGTCTTTTTAATAAGGACGAAATAATCACCAAAAAGGGACGAAAGGCAGTACAGTCAAAGCAATGAAAAATACAATTTATCCTCTCCTTTGCAATGTCCATAATAAGTACACAATGGTGTGCACACTGCCGCTGCACAGATGCACATCACAAGCCAACTCATATTTATCAGCACTATGCAGACTTTTGGCTCAAAGAAAAGAAGTTATCTGCCGTAGACTGATCTGGAAGAGAGAATTAAGAAGGCAGCAGGCCCAAAGTATCTGGCGCATAGCTCAATCCATCACATGCCTTATATCAATGTAAACCGGGTCAGGAATTTTTTTATCCTGCAGCCACACCCGAGAAAACAGAGTAATTACCATCTAGGAAGATCTGACTCTTAAGGAGATGGAATAAAACTGACACAACCTACAGCTAAGttaagtcaattaatttggatcggagggagagTACCTTCAGAGATCATCAAGTTTCATGTTAACAGTTATACTAACATAGAGTCAGCTCAATCACCACCCGATGTTGGCGATGATCTTGTCCAGATGGAAGAGGTGCTTCCGTACGCGGTACACATGCAGCGTGTACACGAGCGCCGCGCAGGTCACCAGGAAGAAGGACATCACGATGAGCTCACTGAAATCCTGTTGGGTTGTAGACATTCAAAATGTGGTATATTCAGCTCCCTGTTTGGCAACAACTAACTGAACTGAAAGGAGGAGCGAGTACCCTGGGGTCGGAGATGATGATGCCCATGATGTAGGTGAGCAGGTCGAAGATTGACTGCAGCGAGTTCTGCACCCCTCCCACGACACACCGATCCGGGTCCGGGACATTGTCCTGCATCAGCTGCGTGACCGCTAGGTCGAACATCCAGAGGCCAAGGCGTGACGCCGCAACGCCGGCCATGAGCACCCACGCCGATGCCACACGGCCGCTCACCCAGATGGATCCTACGCACATCAGGAGGAAGCACCACTGCCAAGGGCCCAAGGCCACCAATAGAAAATCGATCAGCTCCTTCTTCTACCTGCGTATGGGTCAGTCTACATTTTCTGAAGGAAAGACAGAGGACGTGCCTGCATCCAGATGGACCAGAGCCCTGTTCGGAGCGTGGACACCCACGAGTGCACGACCGGGTACAGCCAGGTTGCAGCGATCCCGACGATGGCGCTGAATCCTCGAGCCAGACTGATCACGTATGCGGGGATGCCTTTCCAGTCCAGAGCTGCCGTCATCAGCGTGCCAAAGCTGCACAAGCAAGGGTCATCTATGAAGAGTGAATGGGGAACGAAAGATCACGCTGCACGATCGATCAGCCTAACTCATTACCTTAGGACAGTGAAGTAGAGGATAGCTAGAGCAACCCCTGGCAACATCACCTCCTGCCTCATGTATACAGCCCAGGACCCCAAGCATAGCAGATTCAAGAGCTGCTTCTTCACATGCACCCTCCAACCCGACCCGTCCTCCTGACCGTGCTTCTGCGCCTCCTCGTCCTTAGGAGCAACGAGTTCAGAAGACGGTAACACCGCAGCCGCTGCCGCCTCTCTTCTCTGCTGGGCGTTTTCACCGAGAGCGGGCACCCCATTGTATACAGAGACAAAAAGCCAGTACTCAAGCCCCACGGAGGCGATGTTCCAGAGCGCCAGGGCCACCGCGGATGCCTGCGTCGAAACGAAGCTGATCACGAGCCCGGACAGCACCGGCGCCAGCAGCTTGCAACTCAGGTCGATCCTCCGGATCACCGAGTTGATCTTGGTCAGCGCCGCCTCCGGATGCCCGCGGCAAATCACCACCACCCTGCATGCATGCATCGCAGAGTTGGATAATGAAATCGTTCACAGTTGTGCTATTAAACAAGTGGCTATATATTGAACAAGTGGTCTCCTTATGCTGTATATGATGTTTTGCATACCATTCTCGCTCGATCAGTATG encodes:
- the LOC127299948 gene encoding solute carrier family 40 member 1-like, whose protein sequence is MNAVGEVQSHGVLNLQVGEGGPNGSGLDASLLRRLYVAQFLTRWGARMWEFSVGLYMIRIWPDSLLLAAIYGVVESSSVAVFGPMVGTLVHRLTYLQHCLTPPRSIAPSPSCSAGLQHARWASTVVLGAGFEHAWRAIAVVLNAACRREALRDPHCVPVDEHLVGRPPVRWAAPHARRPQPSMEAARGNSMSEVATVLGLWLVVQCLSFIIAGASVTALLVLHNLKDTRFPVFVVLVVVTNVSGALAALSSLAGTILIEREWVVVICRGHPEAALTKINSVIRRIDLSCKLLAPVLSGLVISFVSTQASAVALALWNIASVGLEYWLFVSVYNGVPALGENAQQRREAAAAAVLPSSELVAPKDEEAQKHGQEDGSGWRVHVKKQLLNLLCLGSWAVYMRQEVMLPGVALAILYFTVLSFGTLMTAALDWKGIPAYVISLARGFSAIVGIAATWLYPVVHSWVSTLRTGLWSIWMQWCFLLMCVGSIWVSGRVASAWVLMAGVAASRLGLWMFDLAVTQLMQDNVPDPDRCVVGGVQNSLQSIFDLLTYIMGIIISDPRDFSELIVMSFFLVTCAALVYTLHVYRVRKHLFHLDKIIANIGW